The Streptomyces sp. NBC_00162 genome window below encodes:
- a CDS encoding bifunctional glycosyltransferase/CDP-glycerol:glycerophosphate glycerophosphotransferase yields MPPRLSIVVPVYNVELYLDECLESIAAQTFGDFEAILVDDGSTDTSAVIAKAFAAKDKRFRVVMQENAGLGAARNVGARHAHKDSEYLAFVDSDDTMPDYAYQRLIEALDETGSDFAGGNVKRFRSVGMSQSWGHRAAFAKTQLKTHISKFPALVTDRTAWNKVYRRTFWDEHGFQYPEGILYEDAPVSIPAHYFASSVDILSDCVYHWRVRETGERSITQRATDPVSLIDRVKSVRLVRESLKAKQGAKYARYLRDYDYNVLSEELPLIYKYVGEGGADFRAAFVKEVGGLVREIGTGPWSDLTVADRLKAFLASEGRVEDFIALQDHQRDYHYSVPVKGLARPQADYPFLQDRPPVPAKILTLGPRERRVVSRLEQAAWADGKLLLRGYALPGHLGAESRLGSRKMLIFREGGKRRRSVVSARTVASPMATVNAPHLALRHADWAGFTAVVDPSIFQSGGKWHEGIWTTSVAVTGAGGLHRARLRGGEHDTGQNPPAHWVAPDVRIVPAISGSFTVQVEIVRARALDVRPAGDDAVEIAGELAPAIGSATTLQAVHVSTGAVLTFPLETAAPGAGRIPFTARVPLADLAAVPDAPCEPGEWTPEPWSLAVIGADGTEHRLAHDERGGFAGLVLPLPGGDADRALFAKRGNTGHLTLSVQPSPPLIDAVEAKDGTLNLRGRFVAPTDEPYELVLHNAHGVEFSYPVTRDGDTFEAAFEPVLAEAYAGRTTLPEGRWWPTLRPAAQGGTTAGLLGVDRGAPVQMGPGLLFAGPHPLTVQGRRMRVETRFHDRMVLVADPLLSPHDRSRYAQRVARFETYPAQRALPVKDVVVYDTFQGNGAGDSPRAIHEELVRRGEKLEHIWLVRDGRAEVPATARAVQYGSVESWELLARARYYVTNDNVPLRFERRAGQVVVQTWHGTPIKQIGHDFVHDYYTSPEILEGLEHDSAQWTLLASPSSYATPILKRALGYDGEVIEAGSPRTDALVRPDAERIAEVRRRLGLPEGKKVVLYMPTWRENCEGWSGGYKLDLRIDLDQARRELGEDHVLLVRGHHHVGEQVREGVRDGFVVDVSRWPDAADLLLVADVLISDYSSAIFDFALTDRPILLFTYDLAHYKGTLRGFNFDLEEKAPGPLLADSASLIEAVRNADTVGEQYAQARAAFREEFCDLDDGRATERVVDRMLAMGAEPAK; encoded by the coding sequence ATGCCCCCGCGCCTGAGCATCGTCGTCCCCGTCTACAACGTCGAGCTCTATCTCGACGAGTGCCTGGAATCCATCGCCGCTCAGACCTTCGGCGACTTCGAGGCCATCCTCGTGGACGACGGGTCCACGGACACCAGCGCCGTCATCGCCAAGGCTTTCGCGGCGAAGGACAAGCGCTTCCGGGTCGTGATGCAGGAGAACGCCGGCCTCGGCGCCGCCCGCAACGTCGGAGCCCGGCACGCCCACAAGGACAGCGAGTACCTGGCCTTCGTCGACAGCGACGACACCATGCCGGACTACGCCTACCAGCGGCTGATCGAAGCGCTCGACGAGACGGGCTCGGACTTCGCCGGCGGCAACGTGAAGCGCTTCCGCTCCGTCGGCATGTCGCAGTCCTGGGGCCACCGGGCCGCCTTCGCCAAGACGCAGCTGAAGACCCACATCTCCAAGTTCCCGGCGCTGGTCACCGACCGCACCGCGTGGAACAAGGTCTACCGGCGCACGTTCTGGGACGAGCACGGCTTCCAGTACCCGGAGGGCATCCTCTACGAGGACGCCCCGGTCAGCATCCCCGCGCACTACTTCGCGTCCAGCGTCGACATCCTCAGCGACTGCGTCTACCACTGGCGCGTCCGCGAGACCGGCGAGCGCTCCATCACCCAGCGCGCCACCGACCCGGTCTCCCTCATCGACCGCGTGAAGTCCGTACGCCTGGTCCGCGAGTCCCTCAAGGCCAAGCAGGGCGCCAAGTACGCCCGCTACCTGCGCGACTACGACTACAACGTGCTGAGCGAGGAACTCCCGCTCATCTACAAGTACGTCGGTGAAGGCGGCGCCGACTTCCGCGCCGCGTTCGTCAAGGAGGTCGGCGGCCTCGTCCGCGAGATCGGCACCGGCCCCTGGTCCGACCTGACCGTCGCCGACCGCCTCAAGGCGTTCCTCGCCAGCGAAGGCCGCGTCGAGGACTTCATCGCCCTCCAGGACCACCAGCGCGACTACCACTACAGCGTGCCGGTCAAGGGACTCGCCCGCCCGCAGGCCGACTACCCGTTCCTGCAGGACCGCCCGCCGGTCCCCGCCAAGATCCTCACCCTCGGGCCGCGTGAGCGCCGCGTCGTCAGCCGCCTGGAGCAGGCGGCCTGGGCCGACGGCAAGCTGCTCCTGCGCGGCTACGCCCTGCCCGGCCACCTCGGTGCGGAGAGCCGCCTCGGCTCCCGCAAGATGCTGATCTTCCGCGAGGGGGGCAAGCGCCGCCGCTCCGTCGTCAGCGCCCGTACGGTCGCCTCCCCGATGGCCACCGTGAACGCCCCGCACCTCGCGCTGCGGCACGCCGACTGGGCCGGCTTCACCGCCGTCGTCGACCCGTCGATCTTCCAGTCGGGCGGCAAGTGGCACGAGGGGATATGGACCACCTCCGTCGCCGTCACCGGGGCCGGCGGCCTGCACCGCGCCCGCCTCAGGGGCGGTGAGCACGACACCGGCCAGAACCCGCCCGCGCACTGGGTGGCCCCGGACGTCCGGATCGTCCCCGCCATCTCCGGCTCCTTCACCGTCCAGGTGGAGATCGTGCGCGCCCGTGCCCTGGACGTGCGCCCTGCCGGTGACGACGCCGTCGAGATCGCCGGTGAGCTCGCTCCCGCGATCGGCAGCGCCACCACCCTCCAGGCCGTCCACGTCTCCACCGGCGCCGTCCTCACCTTCCCGCTGGAGACCGCCGCGCCCGGCGCCGGCCGGATCCCCTTCACCGCCCGCGTGCCGCTGGCCGACCTGGCCGCCGTACCGGACGCCCCGTGCGAGCCCGGCGAGTGGACCCCGGAGCCCTGGAGCCTGGCCGTGATCGGCGCCGACGGCACCGAGCACCGCCTGGCCCACGACGAGCGCGGCGGCTTCGCCGGCCTGGTCCTGCCCCTGCCGGGCGGGGACGCGGACCGAGCCCTGTTCGCCAAGCGCGGCAACACCGGCCACCTGACCCTCTCCGTGCAGCCCTCGCCGCCGCTGATCGACGCAGTCGAGGCCAAGGACGGCACCCTGAACCTGCGCGGCCGGTTCGTCGCACCCACCGACGAGCCGTACGAACTCGTCCTGCACAACGCGCACGGCGTGGAGTTCAGCTACCCCGTCACGCGCGACGGCGACACCTTCGAGGCCGCATTCGAGCCCGTGCTCGCCGAGGCGTACGCGGGCCGCACCACGCTGCCCGAGGGCCGCTGGTGGCCCACCCTGCGTCCGGCCGCCCAGGGCGGGACGACCGCCGGCCTGCTCGGCGTCGACCGCGGCGCCCCCGTGCAGATGGGCCCCGGCCTGCTCTTCGCCGGACCGCACCCCCTCACCGTGCAGGGCCGCCGGATGCGGGTCGAGACCCGCTTCCACGACCGCATGGTGCTGGTCGCCGACCCGCTGCTCAGCCCGCACGACCGCTCCCGGTACGCCCAGCGCGTCGCCCGTTTCGAGACCTACCCGGCGCAGCGCGCCCTGCCGGTCAAGGACGTCGTCGTCTACGACACCTTCCAGGGCAACGGCGCCGGCGACTCCCCGCGCGCCATCCACGAGGAGCTGGTGCGCCGCGGCGAGAAGCTGGAGCACATCTGGCTGGTCCGCGACGGCCGCGCCGAGGTCCCGGCGACCGCACGCGCCGTGCAGTACGGCAGCGTGGAGTCCTGGGAGCTGCTGGCCCGCGCCCGCTACTACGTGACGAACGACAACGTGCCGCTGCGCTTCGAGCGCCGCGCCGGGCAGGTCGTCGTCCAGACGTGGCACGGCACGCCGATCAAGCAGATCGGCCACGACTTCGTGCACGACTACTACACGAGCCCGGAGATCCTGGAGGGCCTGGAGCACGACAGTGCCCAGTGGACCCTGCTCGCGTCCCCGAGCTCGTACGCGACGCCCATCCTCAAGCGCGCCCTCGGCTACGACGGCGAGGTCATCGAGGCCGGCAGCCCGCGTACGGACGCACTGGTACGGCCCGACGCGGAGCGCATTGCCGAGGTCCGGCGGCGGCTCGGCCTGCCCGAGGGCAAGAAGGTCGTGCTGTACATGCCCACCTGGCGGGAGAACTGCGAGGGCTGGTCGGGCGGCTACAAGCTCGACCTGCGGATCGACCTGGACCAGGCCCGCCGCGAGCTGGGCGAGGACCACGTCCTGCTGGTCCGCGGCCACCACCACGTGGGCGAGCAGGTGCGCGAGGGCGTGCGCGACGGCTTCGTCGTCGACGTCTCCCGCTGGCCCGACGCCGCGGACCTGCTGCTCGTCGCCGACGTGCTGATCTCGGACTACTCCTCCGCGATCTTCGACTTCGCGCTCACGGACCGGCCGATCCTGCTCTTCACGTACGACCTGGCGCACTACAAGGGCACCCTGCGCGGCTTCAACTTCGACCTGGAGGAGAAGGCCCCCGGTCCGCTGCTGGCGGACTCGGCGAGCCTGATCGAGGCCGTACGGAACGCGGACACCGTCGGGGAGCAGTACGCCCAGGCGCGTGCGGCGTTCCGCGAGGAGTTCTGCGACCTGGACGACGGCCGGGCCACCGAGCGAGTCGTCGACCGCATGCTCGCGATGGGCGCCGAGCCCGCGAAGTAG
- a CDS encoding VOC family protein codes for MAPAPDPKLFSALGRTVVLVADAEAALGFYRDVLGFSVLHDQTADGYRYLHIGLPGQEQVGLWLMPATTTRERELIGRQCGGQPLLVLYTGDVQQTGRDLRGRGVRVWGEREDGESRSLHFADLYGNVIVAAQPPVL; via the coding sequence ATGGCTCCTGCTCCCGATCCGAAGCTGTTCTCCGCGCTTGGCCGAACGGTGGTGCTCGTCGCGGATGCCGAAGCCGCCCTGGGTTTCTACCGAGACGTCCTGGGCTTTTCGGTCCTGCACGATCAGACGGCTGATGGTTACCGCTACCTGCACATCGGTCTGCCCGGCCAGGAGCAGGTGGGCCTCTGGCTGATGCCTGCGACCACGACGCGGGAGCGTGAGCTGATCGGCCGTCAGTGCGGTGGCCAGCCCTTGCTCGTCTTGTACACGGGCGATGTGCAGCAGACCGGCAGAGACCTGCGCGGTCGCGGCGTGCGGGTGTGGGGCGAGCGGGAGGACGGTGAAAGCCGTTCCCTGCACTTCGCAGACCTGTACGGGAACGTCATCGTCGCGGCGCAGCCGCCCGTCCTGTGA
- a CDS encoding subtilase-type protease inhibitor, whose amino-acid sequence MRSITRGLGLGSAAMALTALTALAWPGSAGAAPSGTESLYAPSALVLGVTAGDDTATGTVLRAVTLVCAPTPGGTHPNPAAACAELRSNAPRLDALAAPEPGTACTKEWNPMTVTADGVWQGRRLNYEYTFGNPCGMRNTTGALFGF is encoded by the coding sequence ATGCGGTCCATCACCAGGGGTCTCGGGCTCGGTTCCGCCGCCATGGCGCTCACCGCGCTCACCGCGCTGGCCTGGCCCGGGTCGGCCGGAGCCGCCCCTTCCGGCACGGAAAGCCTGTACGCCCCGTCCGCGCTCGTACTCGGGGTGACCGCCGGGGACGACACCGCGACCGGCACCGTGCTGCGCGCGGTGACGCTGGTGTGTGCGCCGACACCGGGCGGGACGCACCCGAACCCGGCCGCCGCCTGTGCCGAATTACGGTCGAACGCGCCCCGGCTGGACGCCCTCGCGGCGCCCGAGCCCGGTACCGCGTGTACCAAGGAGTGGAACCCCATGACGGTGACGGCCGACGGCGTGTGGCAGGGCCGCCGGCTGAACTACGAGTACACCTTCGGCAACCCGTGCGGCATGCGCAACACCACCGGCGCGCTGTTCGGCTTCTGA
- a CDS encoding GNAT family N-acetyltransferase, with product MTGFEITGASAADMEMIRGWADEEGWNPGNSDRFAFAVADPEGFLVGRLDGEPVACVSAVRYGAGFGFIGFYIARPAFRGQGYGIRLWDAAMERLDGRLIGLDGVVEQQDNYRKSGFRHAWNNVRHEGVPQGEAAGADGVEVVDAASLPFGQLAAYDRRFFPEARDAFLSAWTALPGRTALAAVRAGRIEGIGVVRPSSGASRIGPLYAATPGVAATLLRGLAEQAPGGLVSVDVPDANPEAATLFAGLGLVPVFETARMYTGPAPALELAGIYGVTSLELG from the coding sequence ATGACGGGATTCGAGATCACCGGCGCGAGCGCCGCAGACATGGAGATGATCCGCGGCTGGGCCGACGAGGAGGGCTGGAATCCGGGGAACTCGGACCGGTTCGCCTTCGCGGTCGCCGACCCGGAGGGCTTCCTCGTCGGCCGGCTCGACGGCGAACCGGTGGCCTGCGTCTCCGCGGTCCGTTACGGCGCCGGCTTCGGTTTCATCGGCTTCTACATCGCCCGTCCCGCCTTCCGCGGGCAGGGCTACGGCATCCGGCTCTGGGACGCGGCGATGGAGCGGCTCGACGGGCGGCTCATCGGCCTGGACGGGGTCGTCGAGCAGCAGGACAACTACCGCAAGTCCGGCTTCCGTCACGCCTGGAACAACGTCCGCCACGAAGGCGTACCGCAGGGGGAGGCTGCGGGTGCCGACGGCGTCGAGGTGGTGGACGCGGCCTCGCTGCCCTTCGGGCAACTCGCCGCCTACGACCGGCGGTTCTTCCCCGAGGCGCGCGACGCCTTCCTCTCCGCCTGGACCGCACTGCCCGGCCGGACCGCCCTGGCCGCCGTCCGCGCCGGCCGGATCGAGGGAATCGGCGTCGTCCGCCCGTCCAGCGGGGCCTCCCGGATCGGCCCGCTCTACGCGGCCACCCCCGGCGTGGCGGCCACCCTGCTGCGCGGGCTCGCGGAGCAAGCGCCCGGCGGGCTGGTGTCCGTGGACGTACCGGACGCGAACCCGGAGGCCGCCACCCTGTTCGCGGGCCTCGGGCTGGTCCCGGTCTTCGAGACCGCCAGGATGTACACGGGCCCGGCCCCCGCACTCGAACTGGCCGGCATCTACGGGGTCACGAGCCTCGAACTGGGCTGA
- a CDS encoding roadblock/LC7 domain-containing protein produces the protein MSTVPPEAEAEILAELRRLRARVPQLTGALAASVDGLVLAQDSASVEGETVAALTAAALGVAQRLSDSTGQGGFRELLVRGEDGYVATYAAGEAAVLTLTAETRVNVGRLHLEARRSSLRIAELIDHTLGRRGAASRTAPPLPPVPPAPPVQPA, from the coding sequence ATGAGCACGGTGCCGCCCGAGGCGGAGGCCGAGATACTCGCCGAGCTCCGCAGGCTGCGAGCCCGCGTACCCCAGCTCACCGGCGCCCTCGCCGCCAGCGTCGACGGCCTCGTGCTCGCCCAGGACAGCGCCTCCGTCGAGGGCGAGACCGTCGCCGCCCTGACCGCGGCCGCCCTCGGCGTGGCCCAGCGGCTGAGCGACAGCACGGGCCAGGGCGGATTCCGCGAACTGCTGGTCCGCGGCGAGGACGGATACGTGGCCACCTACGCGGCGGGCGAGGCGGCCGTCCTCACCCTGACCGCGGAGACGCGCGTCAACGTCGGGCGCCTCCACCTGGAGGCCCGGCGCTCCAGCCTGCGCATAGCCGAGCTCATAGACCACACCCTCGGGCGGCGGGGTGCCGCCTCGCGGACCGCCCCGCCCCTCCCGCCTGTTCCACCCGCCCCACCCGTCCAGCCCGCTTGA
- a CDS encoding transcriptional regulator, whose translation MTTPTVPVAASAAVSPLLTRLAAERATGALLRDRGTLFLENGNVVHAESPATPGLDVLLTTGGGLAPERWREAVDRAGARRQVARFLVDSGGLAGGELEICHIAAIFDAAFFALSPGSGPSRFRRGATHWIGSVRSVPAAAVERETRRRRELLDAVWPYPLLDTAPVVPRPAAPGQTVTPRQRILLRQADGLRTPADLAWVLGRPAFHTLLDVRRLAAAGLVETPHTPAPPPAAEPLPDWMTQAQSPDVALLRRLRDALEASL comes from the coding sequence ATGACCACCCCGACCGTGCCCGTGGCCGCGTCCGCCGCCGTCTCCCCCCTCCTCACCCGGCTCGCCGCCGAACGCGCCACCGGCGCCCTGTTACGCGACCGCGGCACCCTCTTCCTGGAGAACGGCAACGTCGTCCACGCCGAGAGCCCGGCCACCCCCGGCCTGGACGTGCTCCTCACCACCGGCGGCGGTCTCGCCCCCGAGCGCTGGCGCGAGGCCGTGGACCGGGCCGGCGCCCGCCGCCAGGTCGCCCGCTTCCTCGTCGACAGCGGCGGACTCGCGGGCGGGGAGCTCGAGATCTGCCACATCGCCGCCATCTTCGACGCAGCCTTCTTCGCCCTCTCCCCGGGCAGCGGGCCTTCCCGGTTCCGCCGCGGGGCCACCCACTGGATAGGGTCCGTCCGTTCGGTCCCGGCCGCCGCCGTCGAACGCGAGACCCGGCGCCGCAGGGAACTCCTCGACGCGGTCTGGCCGTACCCGCTGCTGGACACCGCCCCGGTGGTGCCGCGGCCCGCCGCGCCCGGCCAGACGGTCACCCCCCGGCAGCGGATCCTGCTGCGCCAGGCGGACGGCCTGCGCACCCCGGCCGACCTCGCGTGGGTACTAGGCCGGCCCGCCTTCCACACGCTGCTCGACGTACGGCGCCTCGCGGCGGCCGGACTCGTCGAGACCCCGCACACCCCGGCCCCTCCGCCGGCCGCGGAACCCCTGCCCGACTGGATGACCCAGGCCCAATCCCCGGACGTGGCGCTGCTCCGCCGGTTACGCGACGCACTGGAGGCAAGCCTGTGA
- a CDS encoding VOC family protein: MSSNGFTTCLWFDGDAEAAADYYLSVFKDGKIGRIGRYTDAGPGQPGSVMIVEFEVNGQKFVGLNGGPEFPFTEAISFQIHCADEPEADYYYDALTKDGGQESACGWVKDRFGVSWQVIPPGAIDLVSDPDPERAARATAVMMKMKKLDVAEMRRAADGFSG; encoded by the coding sequence ATGAGCAGCAACGGATTCACCACGTGTCTGTGGTTCGACGGCGACGCGGAGGCCGCCGCCGACTATTACCTGTCCGTCTTCAAGGACGGCAAGATCGGCCGGATCGGCCGCTACACGGATGCGGGCCCCGGGCAGCCGGGCTCGGTGATGATCGTCGAGTTCGAGGTCAACGGGCAGAAGTTCGTCGGCCTCAACGGCGGACCGGAGTTCCCCTTCACCGAGGCGATCTCCTTCCAGATCCACTGCGCCGACGAGCCCGAGGCGGACTACTACTACGACGCGCTGACCAAGGACGGCGGCCAGGAGTCCGCGTGCGGCTGGGTCAAGGACAGGTTCGGGGTGTCCTGGCAGGTCATCCCGCCCGGCGCCATCGACCTGGTCAGCGACCCGGACCCGGAGCGGGCCGCCCGCGCCACGGCCGTCATGATGAAGATGAAGAAGCTCGACGTGGCGGAGATGCGGCGGGCGGCCGACGGGTTCTCGGGCTAG
- a CDS encoding class I SAM-dependent methyltransferase, protein MTTADDYETYVAEAQQATMKGWDFSWLNGRADGGGPSWDYEQRARVLLSRARSLLDIDTGGGEFLAALTLLPPRSVATEYWVPNLRLARQRLSPLGVEVHQASGSNLPPGPFDLVLNRHGVLDAAGIRTALAPGGRLLTQQVGSRNQLELNEPLGIPAPADPDSWTLDVAVRALEGAGLRVATAREEMSPYTFHDIGAVIFQLRAIPWQFPGFEPSEHESALRRLDRRIRIAGGFTVRDHRFLIEAQAGRWSAVEPGRAAVDVPPGRCPH, encoded by the coding sequence ATGACGACCGCCGACGACTACGAGACGTACGTCGCGGAAGCCCAGCAGGCCACGATGAAAGGCTGGGACTTCAGTTGGCTGAACGGTCGTGCGGACGGCGGGGGACCCTCCTGGGACTACGAGCAGCGTGCCCGCGTCCTGCTCTCGCGTGCGCGAAGCCTCCTGGACATCGACACCGGCGGCGGTGAATTCCTCGCCGCACTCACCCTGCTGCCACCGCGAAGCGTGGCCACCGAGTACTGGGTGCCCAACCTTCGCCTGGCCCGGCAACGCCTTTCCCCGCTGGGCGTAGAGGTCCACCAGGCATCGGGCTCGAACCTGCCCCCCGGCCCCTTCGACCTGGTCCTCAACCGTCACGGGGTGCTCGATGCGGCAGGCATCCGCACGGCACTCGCGCCGGGCGGCCGGCTCCTCACCCAGCAGGTGGGCAGCCGCAACCAGCTGGAACTGAACGAACCCCTCGGCATCCCCGCACCGGCCGACCCGGACAGCTGGACGCTGGATGTCGCCGTACGGGCACTGGAAGGCGCGGGCCTTCGCGTGGCAACGGCGCGAGAGGAGATGAGCCCCTACACCTTCCACGACATCGGAGCGGTGATCTTCCAACTTCGGGCCATCCCCTGGCAGTTCCCCGGTTTCGAGCCCTCCGAGCACGAATCCGCGCTGCGCCGACTCGATCGGCGCATCAGAATCGCAGGCGGATTCACAGTGCGCGACCACCGGTTCCTGATCGAAGCGCAAGCAGGAAGGTGGTCGGCGGTTGAGCCCGGCCGGGCGGCTGTCGACGTGCCGCCCGGCCGGTGCCCGCACTGA
- a CDS encoding SIR2 family NAD-dependent protein deacylase, with the protein MGKPLVAVFSGAGMSTDSGIPDYRGPQGLWRRDPDAEKLVTYEYYMADPEIRRRSWLMRAELGALRPRPNAAHLAVAELERGGTPVRVITQNVDGLHQLAGMPARKVFELHGTARSVVCTVCRARSGMDEALARVAAGEPDPACLACGGILKAATVMFGQRLDPEVLGQAMAVAKGCQVFIAAGSTLQVQPAASLAGMAAEAGARLIIVNAEETPYDSLADEIVREPIGTALPALLARIAADRVTLQPENP; encoded by the coding sequence ATGGGGAAGCCGCTTGTCGCAGTGTTCAGTGGGGCCGGGATGTCCACCGATTCCGGGATTCCGGACTACCGGGGGCCGCAGGGGCTGTGGCGGCGTGATCCGGACGCCGAGAAGCTCGTGACGTACGAGTACTACATGGCCGATCCGGAGATCCGGCGCCGGTCCTGGCTGATGCGTGCCGAGCTCGGCGCGCTCCGGCCGCGGCCCAATGCCGCGCACCTGGCCGTGGCGGAGCTGGAGCGCGGCGGGACCCCGGTACGGGTCATCACGCAGAACGTGGACGGGCTGCACCAGCTCGCCGGGATGCCCGCCCGCAAGGTGTTCGAACTGCACGGCACGGCCCGGTCGGTGGTGTGCACGGTCTGCCGCGCCCGGTCGGGCATGGACGAGGCGCTCGCCCGGGTCGCCGCCGGGGAGCCGGATCCCGCCTGCCTGGCGTGCGGCGGGATCCTCAAGGCGGCGACCGTGATGTTCGGCCAGCGGCTCGACCCGGAGGTACTGGGTCAGGCGATGGCCGTGGCCAAGGGCTGCCAGGTCTTCATCGCCGCCGGGTCGACCCTCCAGGTGCAGCCCGCTGCCTCGCTGGCCGGGATGGCCGCGGAGGCCGGGGCCCGGCTGATCATCGTGAACGCCGAGGAGACCCCGTACGACTCCCTCGCCGACGAGATCGTCCGCGAACCGATCGGAACCGCCCTGCCGGCCCTCCTGGCCCGGATCGCCGCCGACCGGGTGACGCTCCAGCCCGAGAACCCGTGA
- a CDS encoding helix-turn-helix domain-containing protein, protein MGADHSQDHSQDQDHGNDHHGPKDSTPTLIGSVQRALRLLEAMYAEGGATAKRLARLTGIPLPTVYHLLRTLSHEGYVLREGGSFRLSDDLPLAS, encoded by the coding sequence ATGGGCGCCGACCACAGCCAGGACCACAGCCAGGACCAGGACCACGGCAACGACCACCACGGCCCGAAGGACAGCACACCCACCCTGATCGGTTCCGTGCAGCGCGCGCTGCGCCTCCTGGAAGCGATGTACGCGGAAGGCGGGGCGACGGCCAAGCGGCTCGCCCGGCTCACCGGCATCCCGTTGCCCACCGTTTACCACCTCCTGCGCACCCTCAGCCATGAGGGCTACGTCCTGCGCGAAGGCGGGTCTTTCCGGCTCTCGGACGATCTTCCGCTCGCTTCGTGA
- a CDS encoding M20/M25/M40 family metallo-hydrolase — MGYTSNNINALLCFAALRRTNSGAWMPTSLHPMPLPFSWADQERHLVGHLSALIRLDTSNPPGNEITVARHLSRELSRSGIAHKVLESEPGRANLIARLPGTGQEPPLMLLGHADVVGAQPGGWSRPPFSGEVADGRVWGRGALDMKGQVAASLLVMQLLAAHRIPLRRDVLLVVTADEEAGSRLGAYWLWENHRSLVEAEFAFNEGGGQRFMTPGGPVYTVQVAEKGSARMRVTARGPGGHASVPRSESAVFTLAEALLRLRAFAPESVLSPTARRMLSTLAELHPGAGAEAIERLTQEPTWARAHSLPIDPVLREFVVAGMHNTATPTVLSAGHRQNVVPVEASVVLDGRLLPGELPDGWAERVQKAVGDRVEVSLLHGRVSTGVHDDPELLRVLGDTLAAHEPGARVLPYINPAATDARAFPDTKVVGFFPSASDADIMRLIHAPDEHARITDLMFGGKCLLDAVLRLSA; from the coding sequence ATGGGTTACACGAGTAACAACATTAACGCCCTGCTCTGCTTCGCAGCCCTGCGCCGCACCAACTCCGGAGCCTGGATGCCCACTTCACTCCATCCGATGCCGCTGCCCTTCTCCTGGGCCGACCAGGAACGACACCTCGTCGGCCATCTTTCGGCGCTGATCCGTCTGGACACCTCGAACCCGCCCGGCAATGAGATCACCGTCGCACGCCATCTCTCACGCGAGCTGTCCCGCTCCGGTATCGCCCACAAGGTTCTGGAGTCCGAGCCCGGACGGGCCAACCTCATTGCCCGGCTTCCCGGGACCGGACAGGAGCCGCCGCTCATGCTGCTGGGCCACGCCGACGTGGTCGGCGCCCAACCCGGCGGATGGAGTCGTCCCCCGTTCTCGGGCGAGGTGGCGGATGGCCGCGTGTGGGGCCGCGGGGCGCTCGACATGAAGGGCCAGGTCGCCGCGAGCCTGCTGGTCATGCAACTCCTCGCTGCGCACCGGATCCCGCTGCGCCGGGATGTGCTGCTGGTGGTCACCGCCGACGAGGAGGCCGGCAGCCGGCTGGGGGCGTACTGGCTGTGGGAGAACCACCGCAGCCTCGTCGAGGCCGAATTCGCGTTCAACGAAGGCGGCGGCCAGCGCTTCATGACTCCCGGCGGCCCCGTCTACACCGTCCAGGTGGCCGAGAAGGGCAGCGCCAGGATGCGGGTCACCGCTCGCGGGCCGGGCGGCCATGCCTCCGTCCCGCGCTCGGAGTCGGCGGTGTTCACGCTGGCCGAGGCCCTGCTCCGGTTGCGCGCGTTCGCCCCGGAGTCGGTGCTGAGTCCGACCGCGCGGCGCATGCTCAGCACCTTGGCCGAGCTGCACCCGGGTGCGGGCGCGGAGGCGATCGAGCGGCTGACGCAGGAGCCGACCTGGGCCCGTGCGCACAGCCTGCCCATCGACCCCGTGCTGCGGGAGTTCGTCGTCGCCGGGATGCACAACACCGCCACTCCCACCGTTCTGTCCGCGGGACACCGGCAGAACGTGGTGCCTGTCGAAGCGAGTGTGGTGCTGGACGGCCGCCTGCTGCCGGGTGAGCTGCCCGATGGGTGGGCGGAGCGGGTGCAGAAGGCAGTTGGAGACCGTGTCGAGGTGTCGCTGCTGCACGGCAGAGTGAGCACCGGCGTGCACGACGACCCGGAACTCCTGCGGGTTCTGGGCGATACCCTCGCCGCCCACGAACCGGGTGCGCGGGTCCTCCCGTACATCAATCCGGCCGCCACGGACGCCCGCGCCTTCCCCGACACGAAGGTGGTCGGATTCTTCCCCTCGGCGAGTGACGCGGACATCATGCGCCTCATCCACGCACCGGACGAACACGCCCGGATCACCGACCTGATGTTCGGCGGCAAATGCCTGCTCGACGCGGTCCTCAGACTCTCGGCATGA